Part of the Methanofollis sp. UBA420 genome is shown below.
CCTTTTACCTACAAAGCATTCCAGCATTCATAGGCTATGGGGTATTATCTCCAGTTTTCCGGAGTTATCCCCCTCCTCAGGGCAGGTTGTCCACGTGTTACTGAGCAATGCGCCGAGGGCCGAACCCTCTCGACTCGCATGGCTTAATCGAACCCCGATAGCAGTGACCTCTGGCAGGATCAACCAGAATTTGAAGTATAGGCACACTATCAATTTTTCTTAAAGGGATTAGCGGTTACTAAACAGATTTCCGCATTGCCAATGCCAACGTCAGAATCAACACCGACCAATCGGTGATTTTGATTCTCCATCAAAACACAGAATCGAGTTCTGTGCCCCTTTTTGGGAGCGACTTTGAGTGTCGTTCCCGAGTGACTTCGTGGGATTACAGTATTGGACATCAAGGGATATAAACCTTTGTGGCCAACCTTCTGAACCAGAGAAACTGATTCAGAGTCACTGTGCGAGGTAACAATCTACGACTTTAGAGTATATAAGGCTTTGTACCCCGTGAAGAGTTACAAAGATCTCACCTCAGAAGTCGGAACCCCAGTGGCTGATTCCGGTCTTGCCGGAGTCATCAGCACCAGTCATCGTGCTCTACTATGTTGCACCTTGTAGGATATAAACCTTTGTTGCTCCCCTTGGAAGGGGCGAAAGGCAGACATCCAGACACACCATAACCGAGCGTGAGATAACAATCTTGGAGTTCGGGAGATATAAACCTTCGCAGTCGCCCCGGAGGGCGTTAAAGGAAGATCTACATCTTCGCTACCTCAGTTCCATGAGGGTCGATTCCGATCTCGTCGGATTCATCGACCCCAGTCATCTTGCGAGGTAACAATATTGGGAGCCCCACAATATAAACCTTCGCAGTCGCCCCGGAGGGCGTTAAAGGAAGATCTACATCCCAGAGCACCAATCCCCACAGATTGCAGAGCAACCCGCGGGAGCCACCTTGTGTGATAACAAATTTAGTCTTTGACGTATATATACCCTTTCTTTCCCGGAAGACCCGAGAAATGGATACATCCACAGGGGCATTCGCCCCTGTGGGTCGTCTCAGACACGACCTCAATATGTTGTCGTCTCTTCCATATAAACCTAATCTGTATCCAGGCGCTCCTGACCGCCCGCGAGATCGGCGGTCTTGAAGTAGCGTGAGAATTCCGGCGTCGTCTGGAGGACATAACTCCTCCCCTCGCGCTGGCGCGCTACCAGATTCCGCCCCACCAATTCGTCCACATGGGCGTACGCGCCGCTCCCCCGGATCTCCACCAGATCACTCTGCAGAATCGGCTGCCTATAGGCGACCACAGAAAGGGTGCGCAGCACCGCACGCGAGATCTCCGGGCGGACCAGAGGATAGACCAGATCGCTGAACTCCTCTTTCAGGACCATAAACACACCCTCCCCCGAGTCCAGTACCTCAAGAGGAGATGCGCGCTCCAGAAGGCGCCCGGAAAGTTCCGCCGCAAGCGCAGGCACATCCTCGTGCCGCACACCAAGCATACGCTCCAGATCCCGATACTCCACCGGCGCGTCGGCCACAAAAAGAACCGCCTCAAGCATCGCCACTCTGTCCATTCTCTTTCCTCCTCACATACACGTCGCCAAAATACTCTTCCTGCCAGATCTCGACCGTCCCCTCGAGCATGAGAAAGAGGAGCGGGATATAGACATCTATCGTCCCGCGCCCGAGAGAGGAGCAGAGGGAGCGCATCGTCACCGCAGAACCCTCAGGGGCCAGTCTGCCATAGCACGCCATCACCGCCGCCGCCGCCGCCCCATAGTCTTCATCATGGGCCACCGAGACGACATCTGAAGCGCGGATCAGGTCATCTCCCGGGGGACGGGGACTCTGACGCTGGCGTTGACGGCGACGCTCCTCTTTCTCAGCCGCCTTCAGTTCCGTGATCAGTTCATAAAGGGTGACAGGCCTGTGCCGCACCTTCTTCCGACCAATCCTGCGCCGGATTTCCCGTTCGAGGTGCTCGATCGGTTCCCCGATCTCAGGCCCACCAAAGTCGTCATCCTCCTCCCCCGCATCAACATCACCCTCCATCTGTTCCTCATCGGGATCAGCAGAAAGGTATTCTGACTTCATCCGCAGGAGAGTCGCCGCGTAGAAGAGAGTCCTCCCTGAAATAGCGAGGTCGAGTTCCTGGCACCGTTCCAGTTCGGATAGAAAGCGATCGGTCACCTCGACAATATCAATATTCCAGGGATCGATCTCCCCGCGCTCCGCGAGGCGCACCAGGATCTCAACAGGTTCCTCATGCATGATTCTCGACACCGGTGACGAGTGTACTCTTGTCCGGGCGGATCGTCACGCCCATGATCCTGTCCGCGCACTCGATCATCGGTTTGCGGAGGGAGACCGTGATGAATTGTGCATTCCGAGAAAGTTCCCGGATCATGGCAGCAACCTGCTCCACATTCGAACCGTCGAGGAACATGTCCACCTCATCGAACGCATAGAACGGAGCAGGGAGATATTTCTGGATCGAGAAGAGGAAAGCGAGAGTTGTCAGGGACTTCTCTCCTCCGGAGAGAGCGGAGAGAAGTTGCACCTTCTTCCCGCGCGGTTGGACTGCAAAGGTGAGACCGCCGGCGAAGGGATCCTCCTCATCATCCAGCGCAAGGTGACCGCTCCCGGCGGTGAGCCGCGCAAAGATCTCCCTGAAGTTCGCGTCTATCGCCCTGAAGGCCGTCATGAAAGAGTCGTATTTCATCTTGTCGAAGTGCTCGATCCGCTCGATGATGGAAGTCCTCTCGGCCGAGAGGACACCCTTTTTCCGGGTCCGTTCCTCGATCCTCTCCGCGACTTTCCCGTACTCCTCGATGGCGAGCATGTTCACCGCCCCGAGCGCGCGCAGGGATCGATCGGCCTCCGTGATCCCCTCCTCGATCTCGGCCAGGGAGAGGTCGGTCTCCTCCCCCCCATCCACCTGCAGGGACTCAATCTCGATCATAAGCGCATCGGCCTTCTCGGTGAGAGTCAGGACCAGAAGACGGATGCGGTCGGCCTGCGCGTTCAGTCCGGCACACCGCTTCTCTGCGGCGGCGATCTTTGCGGCGATATCATCGCGTTTTGTGCGCAGAGAGGTAATCTCGGCGGAGAAGGACTGCTGCCGTTCCTCAAGTTCCGCGATCTCGGTACGCGCCGATGCGATCTCCTCTCCGGCCGAGGCGACCTCGCCATCGATCCCACGGTTCTTCCCGGCCAGACGGTCGCGCTCGGCAGAGAGTTCCTGCACCCTCTTCTCGAAGTACTGCCTTTCGCGCTGGGCATCGGTGATGTCGGCCTCCTTGTTCCGCAGCCTCCGCTCGACACCCTCATACTCCCGCCGCGCCCGTTCCAGTTCCTCGGTAAGGCGCGGGATCTCGGTGTCGTCCAGTTTCTTCTTCAGTTCGTCGATCTGTCCATTCAGTGCCGCAAGGGCGTCTCCAACCCCGTCAAGCTCAGTCTCGACAGCCGCAAGGGCGGTGGCGCTCTCTTCCACCTCGCCCTTCAGGGTGGCAAGGTCTCTGCCGACCCTCTCCTCCTCAGCCTTCTGAGACGCCAGACGCCGGCCGTACTCCTCGATGACAAGGCCATAGCGCGCGAGGCCCTGCTCGATCCCGGCGCGCTTCTGCCGACCCTCGTCCACCTCCGCGGTGAGGCGGGAGATGGACTGTTCGAACCCGGCCGCCTCCTCCTGCTTTCCGGCAAGAGCATGGGAGACCTTCGCGATCTCGTCTTCGACCGCCGCGCCGAAGCCTCCTCCCTGCTTCTTCTTCAGGAAACCGCCAGTCATCGCCCCGGACTTCTCCAGGAGTTCGCCTTCGAGAGTGACCATCCTGTACTTCCCGAGGAGGCGGCGCGCATTCTCCAGGGTGTCCACCACCACGGTCGAGCCGAAGACCTGCTGGAAGGCAAGGTCATACCGGCGATCGAAGGAAAGAAGGTTGACCGCATAGTCGATCACGCCGGGATCGCGCGCAGGTGGGTACTCCCGCGGCTTCATCTTATTGAGGGGGAGGAAGGTGAGCCTGCCAAGCCTCCCTTCCTTGAGGTACTGGATCGCACCCGCGGCAATTGTGTCGTCCCCGGCCACGACATAGCGGAGCTTACCCCCGGCCGCCACATCGAGGGCGGTGGCGTACTCGGGAGGGGCACGGCCGAGCTGGGCGACTGTACCATAGATGCCGTCCATCGCAAGCACCGCCTCAAGGGCGGGGCCGCCGGCCCCGTCCCTCGACTGCTGCTGCGCTTCCAGCCGCATCATATCTCGTTCGTCTGTCTGGATCTCCTTTCTGAGACGTTCGAGGGACGACCGCCTGGCAAAGAGGGTGCTCTCCGTCTCGGAGAGCCGGCGGTCGAGGGCCGCCTTCTCCGCCGCAGCCACCTCAGTTGCCTTTCTTGCCTCCCCTATCCCGGTCTCCAGGGTGCCGTACCCCGCACGCGCCTCGGCAAGGCGCGCCTCCAGCCGCTCGATTTCCGAGGTCCGCATCCTGCTCTTCTCGATCAGCAGGTCCTGTTCGTGCAGGAGTTCGGAGCGCCGGGTCTTCTTCGCGCCGGCCGCCTCCATCAGGGAGAAGAGTTGCTGCTTCAGGCCCTCGGCCTCTTTCCCGCCCTGCGAGATCTCCGCTTCGAGGTTCTCGGTCTTCGCCTTCGCGGCGGCGCACTCCATCGCAAGGTTCGCCCTGTCGATGGAGAGGGCCCTGACCTGCTCGGTGCAGGCTGTCACCCGTTCGGAAGCACGCTTCTCATCGAGGAAGGCCCGGTTGATACCCTCCAGGTTCTCGTCCTTCTCCTTTTTCAGGCGGGCGATCGCCCCTTCTGCAACCTTGATCCGTCCTTTCGCCTCTTCAAGAGCAGCGATCAGTTTGAGATATTCGGTGCCGCTCTTCTCGTTGATCTCGGCATCGGCATCGGCAAGGTCGCCCCTCAGGTACGCCAGGTCGTTCTCCTCGATCCCGAGGTCGGCAAGGGCGCGCTCAAGGGCAAGGTTCTGGTCCGCGATCTGGGTGGTGAGGGAAGCGTGCTCGGCACGCATCTCGCGCACGCGTGCTACAGCCCGGCAGCGCTGGAAATGCTCAAGCCGCTCCTTCCAGTGCTGGTACGCCAGCGCCTGTTCCCGCTCCTGCTTCAACGCGTCCAGGCGGTCGTTGAGCTCGAAGAGCACCACCTCCTCGCGCTCGATCCGTTCGCGCACCACTTCGAGTTCGTCGAGGGCCCGGGCCTTCTTCCCTTCGAACTCGGAGACGCCAGCGATCTCGTCGATGATCCTGCGCCGATCGCCGTCGCTCATCTCCATGATCCTGGTGATGTCGCCCTGCATCACCACATTGTAGCCCTCGGGCCTGATCCCGATCTTTGCGAGGACCTCGATGATATCGTTCTGTTTGACGAGCCTGCCATTGAGATAATTATAGGAATAATAGTTGGAGGCCGTCCTCTTGATCCGCCGCCTGATCTCGGTGCCGTCAGAAAAGGTGATCGCCACCTCGGCGGTGTTTTTGCCTGAGTTGAGATTGATGAGATCGGTCAGTTTCTCGGCCCTCAGACCGCGGGCGCTCGCAAGGGCGAGGGCGAAGAGCAGGCTGTCGATGATATTGCTCTTTCCCGACCCATTCGGGCCAGACACAACGGTGAAACCCTCTAAAAACGGAATGGAGGTCTTTTTTGCAAAAGACTTGAAATTGTCGATCTCAATTCCGGTGATGTACACCAGGCAGCCCCTTATTTCCTGATACTCGTGTCGTCCTCTTCCTCTGCAAAGATGATGGCGCCGGCCCGTCTCTCCGTATTCCTGCGAGAGCCGGACCGCCGCTCAGAGGTGAGACAGGCAGGGGCCTGGTTTGTGGGGGCAACGATGTAATCGGAATGTTTTCGCCGTTCCTTCTTGAGTGTCCCGTCGGTCTGCATGATGAGGTCCATGCCGCTCTCGTCCTCCTCGGGGGCAGGGGCAGGGATGACAACCTTCTGCGGGGCAGGGGCGGCCGCGGGCCTGCGGACGACGTCTTCCTTCATTTCGGGGACCTCTTCGATAAAGACCTTCGGCTTCATACGTTCCGCCCGTTCAACCTCTGCCTTCGCCTCAAAGGCGCGGTTGAGCCGCATCGTCACCGTCTTGAGGTCGAGCACCTCATCGGTCAGTCCCTTGACGAGGGCCTCCATCTCCTTCAACCGCTGTTCAAGCCGGTAGATCCGCTCGTCTTCCGGCGACGCAAAAGTCTTCTCCGAGTCCCGCATCGACACAATCTCCCTCTCCCTCTCTTCAAGTTGATGCTCAAGGAATTTCACTTTGGCATCTTTATTGAGCATATTGTCCCTCAAGATTAAGATGATGCTATTGACCTATAATGATTGTGCTCTTATTCTCCGCCGATCCGGAGACAGAATAATAAAGGGCAGAATACCAGACTGACGCCCGGACACCCCGACAGGGAGGGCGAGACAGGGGAGTCTGACCCCGCGGGGGAAAGAGGACGAAAGAAAAATAACCGGGATCCTGCCGACCGGGAGAACAATCCCCGGAACATGGCGGCATTCTGCACTGACAACGGCCGAAGACATAATACTGATCACGGCGATGTTTTTGTACATGTCTAGTCTTGCCAGTACTGATCCAGAACTCACGGAAATTATCGAAAAAGAGCGCCTCAGGCAGATAAACGGCCTTGAACTTATCGCATCGGAAAATGTCGTATCGAAGGCCGTCATCGAAGCCGCAGGCTCGATCCTGACCAACAAGTACGCCGAAGGCTACCCCGGAAAGAGGTACTACGGCGGCTGTGAATACTATGACATAATCGAGAACCTCGCACGGGACCGTCTTTGCCAGCTCTTCGGCGCGGAGCATGCGAACGTCCAGCCCCACTCGGGCTCTGGCGCCAACATGGCCGTCTACTTCGCCACCATCAAGTACGGCGACAAGATCATGTCCATGAAGCTCTCCGAGGGCGGCCACCTCTCCCACGGTTCGCCGGTGAGCTTCTCCGGCAAGATGTACAACGTCGTCCAGTACGGCGTGGACCATGAGACCGAGGTCATCGACTACGCGGCCCTCGCCGACATGGCACGGAAGGAGAAGCCGCAGATGATCGTCTGCGGCGCCTCGGCCTACCCGCGCGAGATCGACTTCAAGGCCTTCGGCGAGATCGCCGAGGACGTCGGGGCCTCCTGTATGGCCGACATCGCCCACATCGCAGGCCTTGTCGCCACCGGCCTCCACAACTCCCCGCTGGACGTCCTCCCCTTCACCACGACGACCACTCACAAGACCCTCCGCGGCCCCCGCGGCGGCGCGATCATGTGCCGCAAAGAAGACGCACAGGCCATCGACAAGGCGGTCTTCCCCGGCCTGCAGGGCGGCCCCCTGATGCACATCATCGCTGCCAAGGCAGTCTGCTTCAAGGAAGCGCTCACCCCGGCCTACAAGGACTACTGCAAACAGGTCGTCAAGAACGCCAAGACCCTCGCCGCTACCCTCGACTCCGAAGGGCTGCGCCTTGTCTCTGGCGGCACCGACAACCACCTCATGCTCCTCGATCTCTCTGACAAGGGCCTGACCGGCCTGCAGGCCGAGAACGCCCTGCACGACGCCGGGATCACCGTGAACAAGAACACGATCCCGCGCGAGACCCTCTCCCCCTTCGTGACCAGCGGTCTGCGGATCGGCACCCCGGCCGTCACCTCCCGCGGCATGAAAGAAGAAGAGATGAAGCAGATCGGGCACTTAATCGCCACCATCCTCAACGACATCGAGAACAAGGAGAAGAACGCAGGGGTGAAGAAGGAAGTCGAGGCACTTGCGAGCAAATTCCCCATCTACGCGGTAATCGAATGATTCTCGACGGCAAGGTCCTATCGGAGAAGAGGCTCGAACTCCTCAGGGAAAAGATCGAGGAGTCGGGGCTCTACCCCCACCTCGCCACGGTTCTGGTGGGCAGCGACCCGGCCTCGCAGATGTATGTCCGGATGAAGCACCGGGCATGCGAACGGGTCGGCATCGGATCGGTCCGCATCGAACTCCCTGAGACGGCAACGACGCAGGAAGTCCTCCAGGCGGTCGAACGCCTCAACAACGACCCCGAGATCTCAGGGATCCTGGTACAGCTCCCCCTGCCGCGGCAGGTGGACACGGAGAGGGTGATCAACGCCGTCTTCCCGGAGAAGGACGTCGACGGCTTTCACCCGGCGAATGCCGGGAAACTCTTCGCCGGTCAGCCGCAGTTCGTGCCCTGCACACCGGGGGGCATCATGACGATGCTCTCCGAGTACGGGATCCCGATCGCCGGCAGGAACGCCGTCGTTGTCGGGCGGAGCGTGGACGTCGGGAGGCCAATGGCCGCCCTGCTCCTCAACGCCGACGCAACGGTGACGATCTGCCACTCGAAGACGGTGGATCTCCCCGCAATCGTGCAAAGAGCCGACATCCTGGTTTCCGCAATCGGCAGGGCCAGGTTCGTGAAGGCCGAGATGGTGAAAGAGGGAGCGGTTGTCATTGACGTCGGCATCAACCATGATGAAAACGGGAAACTCTGCGGCGATGTCGACTTCGATTCTGTCGCGGAGAAGGCTTCGGCCATCACCCCGGTGCCGGGCGGCGTCGGGCCCATGACCATTGCAACCCTCATGGAAAACACCTTCAAGGCCGAACAGGCGAGGTCATGCAATCCTGTACTGTAAAGGGCATGACAGTCGGCGGCGGGGCACCCGTCCGCATCATGGGAATCATCAATTGCAGCCCCGAATCTTTTTTTTCCGGATCTTATGTCCCGGGATGCGCCGTTCGTGACCATGCCTTCGCGATGATCGACGAGGGCGCGGATATCGTCGACGTGGGTGCGCGGTCAACCGCACCGGGATCGGTACCGATCACGGTTGCTGAAGAGATCGAGAGGATTGAAACAGCCCTTGCCGAACTCGACGGGAGCGGCGTCGCGGTTTCGGTAGACACGATGTACCCCGAGGTGCTTGATGCCTGCCTGCGCCACGACATCCATTTGATCAACGACATCAGCGGCCTCTCGAACCCGGCGTACGCACGCCTCGCGGCAGATTCCGACCTGCCGGTCGTGGCCATGGCAACCGGTCGCCTCCCCGGCGACCCGAAGGGAACAGAGGCGACTCGCGTCGTCCTCGGTCAGGTGATAGAGCGTGCTCGCGCCGCCGGGATCGAGGGCCTGATCCTCGACCCGGCGGTCGGTCGGTGGACACCGGAACGGACCTATGCCGACGACTGGGAACTCTGCCGCAACTTCGGCAGGTTTAAAGCAGCAGGGCACCCGATCCTCCTTGCGATCTCGCGCAAGTCCTTCATCGGCGACCTGATCGGCCGGCCATCGGAAGAGCGCCTCGCGGCCACCCTCGCCCTGACGGCGAGACTCCTCACGGACGCGGATATGGTGCGGACCCACGACGTGGCGGCGACGCGCGATGCAGTCCGTGTCATCGAACATATGGAGCAATCACTATGAGCGGATGGTTCAGTGTCTATGCCCTGCATACCGGGCTTATCCATGACGGCGACGACCTGACCGGAAAGGTTCTCGCGGCGGCCGACGCCGCCCCCTGCCAGGGAGTGCAGGACGGGGACATTCTCCTCCTCGCCGAATCGGCGGTGGCAACGGCCGAGGGAAGGGTCGTCAGCCTGGATTCTGTCACCCCCTCCGCGGAGGCACTCACCCTTGCAGAGCGCTACCACCTTGAGCCGAGGATCGCGGAGGTCGTCCTGCGCGAGTCAGACTGCGTGGTCGGCGGGATACCGGGCTACCTTCTCACCCTCAAGAACGGCACCCTCCTTCCGAATGCGGGTGTGGACCACTCAAATGCACCGGACGGCGCCGTCGTGCCCCTCCCGGCCGACCCGGACAGAAGCGCCGCACAGATGAGAACTGCGATCGGGGAGAGACTGGGGGCAGACATCGGCGTGCTTGTCATCGACTCCCGCACCCACGCCATGCGCCTCGGGTGCAGCGGTGTCGCCATCGGATGTGCCGGCATCCGCGCGGTTGTCGACGAGGCCGGAAGGCTCGACCTTTATGGCAGGGAACTCGAAGTAACGAAAAGGGCGGTCGGCGATTGTCTCGCCTCGGCGGCCGAACTTCTCATGGGGGAGGCCGACGAGTGCGTCCCGGCCGTGCTCTTCAGGGGCAGCGGCATCGGGATCACGGACGATGTCGGGATCCCGACGATCGACGCCTCAGACTGTCTCTTTATGGGTGCGGCGCTCCACGCCGACCCTGCCCTTTTCAATAGAAAGGGCAAAACCGAGTGACTCGAGGTACCTGCGGGCCGCCCCGGCCCCGTGGATCAGAACCTCGACCAGATCCTCTTTTTCGTCCACGTCAGTATGGAGCCTGAATGAATCGACGACTTCGCAGGAGAGGCCGGCATCGGCCGCAATCGCCGCGTGTTTCAGGAAACTCGCTCCATAATAGTCGACATGATACCGGGACGGTTCCCGCACGAAGATCGCGTTCGTCCCCCCGCCGCGGCCGGGCATGATGGCAATGTCGGCTGACGTCGCGATCATCCGCGCGATCGCCGCACCGTCGGCAAGGGGGAGGTCGGCCATGATGATGAGCAGGGGGCCCTCTGCCGAGGCAAGGGCACGGTTCAGGGACTCGTTGAGCCCGGCCGGATCGACAGTCACCGGGGCGTCGGGGTGCTCGAAGGGCGCGGTGCAGAGGAGGAGAGGGGCGCACCCCCCCATGCACACGGCACTGATAACATCGGAGAGCATCGCCCGTGCAAACGCTTCCCTCTCCTCCTGGTCCATCACGCAGGAGAGGCGGGTCTTAGGATTCTTCGGCTTGAAGGGGATGACAGCATCAACTGGCATTTCAAAAGACTTTGGCCTGATACCCCGAAAAAACAATCGGATTTGCCACGGCCGCGCATGTCGGCCCATGCAGTCGATCTCGCGCCTCGCCTCTCCGGACAGGCCCCCGGCAGAGTGATAGAAATCCCCTGCCGCCACCGACGCGAAGGTTAGATGAAGGTGGAAGGGGAATGGTACCTGCATGCACCGCCGGGTGATCACCTTTTCACGGAACATCTTCCTCCCGCTCACTACAGTCTGCGCGAACGCCTGCAGTTACTGCTGTTTCAGGAGAGACGTCGCCGAAGGGTGCGTCATGCCGCCCGGAGAGGTGCACCGGACGATCGACGGGGGAGCGCGACTCGGCTGTACCGAGGCACTTTTCACCTTCGGCGAGAGGCCGGGCGAGGTACCGGGCTTCAACGATCACCTCGCCGCGATCGGTTATGCCGATATCCTTGACTACTGCTATGACCTCTGCGCGTATGCGATCGGGGCCGGGGTTCTGCCGCACACCAATGCCGGCATCCTGACCTACGACGAACTCACACGCCTCCGCGACGTGAATGCCAGCATGGGGCTGATGCTTGAGACGACAGCCGATGTCCCTGCACACCGGAACTCACCCGGGAAGGATCCCCTCGTCAGGATCGAGATGATCGAAAATGCAGGGAGACTCAGGATACCCTTCACGACCGGTATTCTCGTCGGGATCGGGGAGGCGGCCGCGGACAGGGAGGAATCCCTCGAAGTGATCGCCGGGCTGCACCGGCGCTACGGTCATATCCAGGAGGTCATTGTCCAGAACTTCTGCCCGAAGGAGGGGACAGGGATGGCAAACATCGCCCCGGCGACGACCGAAGTGATGGCAGAGACGATCAGGCTCGCCCGCGAGATCCTGCCTGAGGAGGTCGCCGTCCAGATCCCGCCAAACCTCGCCGATGCCGCCTCGCTCCTTACATGCGGGGTCGACGACCTCGGCGGGGTCTCCCCCCTGACCATCGACTATGTCAACCCCGAGCACCCCTGGCCGCAGATCCAGGAGCTCAAGAACCTCGTCGGGGACGCAACGTTGCAGGAGCGCCTCTGCATCTACCGCCGCTTCATCGAGAAGGGATGGTATGCGGAGAGGCTGGCGCCGTTGATCCACAAACTCCAGAAAAATATTGAGGAGAGGTCTTTGTGACTGAACAGGAACCTATCTACCGCGGAAAGGCAAAGTCCGTATTCCGCTCTGACAACCCTGACGAACTGATCGTGAAGTTCAGGGATGATATCACCGCCTTTGACGGTGCGAAGAAGGACGAACTCGCACAGAAGGGCGCATACAATGCCCGGGTCTCGGCGTATCTCTTCAGGTACCTGGAGGAGAACGGCGTTTCGACGCACTTCGTCCGGATGGAGGACGAAACGACGATGATCGTGCGGCCCCTGAAGATGATCCCGGTCGAAGTGATCGTCAGGAACATCGCTGCGGGCTCCATTGTCAGGAACTACCCCTTCGAGGAGGGCGCACCCCTGAACCCGCCGGTGATCGTCCTCGACTATAAGGACGACGCCCGCCACGACCCCATGATCAACGACGAGATCATCGTCGCCCTCGGTTTCATGACCACCGAGGAGATCGCAGAGGTCAAAATGGCCGCCCTGAAGATCAACGACCTTCTCAAGGAGAAGATCGACAAAATCGGCCTCGACCTTGTCGATTTCAAGCTGGAGTTCGGCCGCCACGGCGACAGGATCCTCCTCGGCGACGAGATCTCCATGGACTCGATGCGCCTGTGGGACAAGAAGAGCCATGCTTCGATGGACAAAGACGTCTACCGCTTCGACAAGGGGGACGTCATGGCCACCTATGCCGAGGTCGTACGGCGCCTCACCGGAGAGTGAAATAATGAAGTACACTGCCAAGATCACGATTGCCCTGAAAGACGGGATGCTCAACCCCGAGGCGCGTGCGATCCAGCACGCCCTCGCGAACCTCGGATTCACGACTGAGTCCCTCTCCACCGCGAGGGTCTTCTTCGTCACCCTCGATGCCGCAAGCGCCGACGCCGCACAGGCCGAGGCCGAGAAGATGTGCGAGCGCCTGCTCGCGAACCCGGTCATCCACCGCTACGAGGTCGAGGTCGCAGCATGAAGTTCGCGGTGGTCCAGTTTGGAGGGAGCAACTGCGACCGCGATGTCCAGTATGTCCTTGCCGATGTCTGCGGCGTGGACTGCGACCTCGTCTGGTACAAGGACGGGCTGAAGCAGGACTATGACGCGATCGTCATTCC
Proteins encoded:
- the scpB gene encoding SMC-Scp complex subunit ScpB; its protein translation is MDRVAMLEAVLFVADAPVEYRDLERMLGVRHEDVPALAAELSGRLLERASPLEVLDSGEGVFMVLKEEFSDLVYPLVRPEISRAVLRTLSVVAYRQPILQSDLVEIRGSGAYAHVDELVGRNLVARQREGRSYVLQTTPEFSRYFKTADLAGGQERLDTD
- the glyA gene encoding serine hydroxymethyltransferase produces the protein MSSLASTDPELTEIIEKERLRQINGLELIASENVVSKAVIEAAGSILTNKYAEGYPGKRYYGGCEYYDIIENLARDRLCQLFGAEHANVQPHSGSGANMAVYFATIKYGDKIMSMKLSEGGHLSHGSPVSFSGKMYNVVQYGVDHETEVIDYAALADMARKEKPQMIVCGASAYPREIDFKAFGEIAEDVGASCMADIAHIAGLVATGLHNSPLDVLPFTTTTTHKTLRGPRGGAIMCRKEDAQAIDKAVFPGLQGGPLMHIIAAKAVCFKEALTPAYKDYCKQVVKNAKTLAATLDSEGLRLVSGGTDNHLMLLDLSDKGLTGLQAENALHDAGITVNKNTIPRETLSPFVTSGLRIGTPAVTSRGMKEEEMKQIGHLIATILNDIENKEKNAGVKKEVEALASKFPIYAVIE
- a CDS encoding ScpA family protein, translating into MHEEPVEILVRLAERGEIDPWNIDIVEVTDRFLSELERCQELDLAISGRTLFYAATLLRMKSEYLSADPDEEQMEGDVDAGEEDDDFGGPEIGEPIEHLEREIRRRIGRKKVRHRPVTLYELITELKAAEKEERRRQRQRQSPRPPGDDLIRASDVVSVAHDEDYGAAAAAVMACYGRLAPEGSAVTMRSLCSSLGRGTIDVYIPLLFLMLEGTVEIWQEEYFGDVYVRRKENGQSGDA
- the folD gene encoding bifunctional methylenetetrahydrofolate dehydrogenase/methenyltetrahydrofolate cyclohydrolase FolD; this encodes MILDGKVLSEKRLELLREKIEESGLYPHLATVLVGSDPASQMYVRMKHRACERVGIGSVRIELPETATTQEVLQAVERLNNDPEISGILVQLPLPRQVDTERVINAVFPEKDVDGFHPANAGKLFAGQPQFVPCTPGGIMTMLSEYGIPIAGRNAVVVGRSVDVGRPMAALLLNADATVTICHSKTVDLPAIVQRADILVSAIGRARFVKAEMVKEGAVVIDVGINHDENGKLCGDVDFDSVAEKASAITPVPGGVGPMTIATLMENTFKAEQARSCNPVL
- the folP gene encoding dihydropteroate synthase → MQSCTVKGMTVGGGAPVRIMGIINCSPESFFSGSYVPGCAVRDHAFAMIDEGADIVDVGARSTAPGSVPITVAEEIERIETALAELDGSGVAVSVDTMYPEVLDACLRHDIHLINDISGLSNPAYARLAADSDLPVVAMATGRLPGDPKGTEATRVVLGQVIERARAAGIEGLILDPAVGRWTPERTYADDWELCRNFGRFKAAGHPILLAISRKSFIGDLIGRPSEERLAATLALTARLLTDADMVRTHDVAATRDAVRVIEHMEQSL
- the smc gene encoding chromosome segregation protein SMC produces the protein MYITGIEIDNFKSFAKKTSIPFLEGFTVVSGPNGSGKSNIIDSLLFALALASARGLRAEKLTDLINLNSGKNTAEVAITFSDGTEIRRRIKRTASNYYSYNYLNGRLVKQNDIIEVLAKIGIRPEGYNVVMQGDITRIMEMSDGDRRRIIDEIAGVSEFEGKKARALDELEVVRERIEREEVVLFELNDRLDALKQEREQALAYQHWKERLEHFQRCRAVARVREMRAEHASLTTQIADQNLALERALADLGIEENDLAYLRGDLADADAEINEKSGTEYLKLIAALEEAKGRIKVAEGAIARLKKEKDENLEGINRAFLDEKRASERVTACTEQVRALSIDRANLAMECAAAKAKTENLEAEISQGGKEAEGLKQQLFSLMEAAGAKKTRRSELLHEQDLLIEKSRMRTSEIERLEARLAEARAGYGTLETGIGEARKATEVAAAEKAALDRRLSETESTLFARRSSLERLRKEIQTDERDMMRLEAQQQSRDGAGGPALEAVLAMDGIYGTVAQLGRAPPEYATALDVAAGGKLRYVVAGDDTIAAGAIQYLKEGRLGRLTFLPLNKMKPREYPPARDPGVIDYAVNLLSFDRRYDLAFQQVFGSTVVVDTLENARRLLGKYRMVTLEGELLEKSGAMTGGFLKKKQGGGFGAAVEDEIAKVSHALAGKQEEAAGFEQSISRLTAEVDEGRQKRAGIEQGLARYGLVIEEYGRRLASQKAEEERVGRDLATLKGEVEESATALAAVETELDGVGDALAALNGQIDELKKKLDDTEIPRLTEELERARREYEGVERRLRNKEADITDAQRERQYFEKRVQELSAERDRLAGKNRGIDGEVASAGEEIASARTEIAELEERQQSFSAEITSLRTKRDDIAAKIAAAEKRCAGLNAQADRIRLLVLTLTEKADALMIEIESLQVDGGEETDLSLAEIEEGITEADRSLRALGAVNMLAIEEYGKVAERIEERTRKKGVLSAERTSIIERIEHFDKMKYDSFMTAFRAIDANFREIFARLTAGSGHLALDDEEDPFAGGLTFAVQPRGKKVQLLSALSGGEKSLTTLAFLFSIQKYLPAPFYAFDEVDMFLDGSNVEQVAAMIRELSRNAQFITVSLRKPMIECADRIMGVTIRPDKSTLVTGVENHA